The Corylus avellana chromosome ca8, CavTom2PMs-1.0 genome has a segment encoding these proteins:
- the LOC132190264 gene encoding uncharacterized protein LOC132190264, with protein MLKFLSRVRIEFNALDPRTASCMEFLAQCNARKAKESNAACQVQVKRRTDDHPPQITVTFVNGVEEVFDATSTPAQTIRNMILEKGQLLETEQMFREAGEAWPVMIPAEELHQSAPGTKPRKAEEKKQ; from the exons ATGTTGAAGTTCCTCTCAAGAGTTCGGATCGAGTTCAATGCGTTGGACCCACGCACAGCCTCGTGCATGGAGTTCTTGGCGCAGTGCAATGCACGAAAGGCCAAAGAGTCCAACGCCGCTTGTCAGGTCCAGGTGAAGCGCCGAACCGACGACCATCCCCCCCAGATCACCGTCACTTTCGTCAACGGGGTCGAGGAGGTATTCGACGCCACATCCACTCCGGCCCAGACCATTAGGAACATGATTCTCGAAAAGGGTCAGCTCCTCGAGACCGAGCAAATGTTCCGAGAGGCTGGCGAGGCCTGGCCCGTTATGATCCCTGCGGAGGAGCTCCACCAATCCGCCCCCGGTACCAAG CCAAGAAAAGCAGAAGAGAAGAAGCAGTAA
- the LOC132190265 gene encoding uncharacterized protein LOC132190265 — protein sequence MGASSSTDQKVTTEQREAESLAASTGALPMLQKSFSRLADPQTNAVPIRTLQQCFCLTYENPVCEAPEMPNSFPALLDNLGSSIVDLLFVPEEGGVSWIEFVRGYNKCCGRMSATMSLNTLLRVYAATVAKAGLPLKLEFESDDADCKINGPLLANDVLMLLWLCWTMSWNVRMLRISKAKANLCLPEISHLVLSAVTSCAEVNSGLNVWHCDVLGLEVQLPVGKFLTWAFKTVPSLPDCFTQFVHARLQHSLNPEEDECASSSSSVGDISSTKACHSKLLTRGRAWAISLTLRSTMSEEISRVCFASDDDASDANLLYQSSLHGRGLNRFWSNIQGYGGPLLMLVSASTGDAHEGSTNVRKWIIGSVMQNGFENRDLFYGSSGSLYAISPVFHVFSSTGKEKNFVYSHLHPTGKIYEPHKKPVGIAFGGTMGNERIFVDEDFSRVTIRHHAIDKTYQPGSLFPDQGFLPVEALISEVEVWGLGGRGSKELQNSYKKREELFTEQRRKVDLKTFASWDDSPEKMMMDMVSDPNAVRREDR from the exons ATGGGAGCGTCGAGTTCGACGGATCAGAAGGTTACGACGGAACAACGAGAGGCCGAATCCCTAGCGGCCTCCACGGGAGCTCTTCCTATGCTACAGAAATCTTTCTCCAGACTCGCCGATCCTCAAACAAATGCAGTTCCCATCAGAACCCTACAG CAATGCTTCTGCTTAACTTATGAAAACCCAGTCTGTGAAGCACCAGAGATGCCCAATTCCTTCCCTGCGTTGTTGGATAATCTGGGCTCGTCGATCGTTGACCTATTGTTCGTGCCCGAGGAAGGGGGAGTCAGTTGGATTGAGTTTGTGAGAGGGTATAATAAGTGCTGTGGAAGAATGTCAGCGACAATGTCGCTTAATACACTGCTCAGAGTGTATGCTGCGACAGTGGCAAAAGCGGGTCTTCCTTTGAAACTGGAGTTTGAGTCTGATGATGCTGATTGTAAGATAAACGGACCACTCTTGGCCAACGACGTGCTTATGCTTCTTTGGCTGTGTTGGACTATGTCGTGGAATGTTAGAATGTTGAGAATTTCCAAGGCAAAAGCAAATTTATGTCTGCCGGAGATTAGTCATTTGGTATTATCAGCCGTTACCTCGTGTGCTGAAGTTAACAGTGGCTTGAATGTGTGGCATTGTGATGTCTTAGGCTTGGAAGTTCAACTTCCCGTGGGAAAGTTTCTGACATGGGCCTTTAAAACAGTGCCGAGCCTCCCAGATTGCTTTACACAATTTGTTCATGCAAGACTACAGCACTCTCTCAATCCAGAGGAA GATGAATGTGCTTCTTCAAGTTCATCAGTAGGAGACATTTCCTCAACTAAGGCATGCCATTCTAAACTTTTAACCCGTGGAAGGGCATGGGCAATTTCCCTCACACTGAGAAGTACTATGAGTGAAGAGATCTCACGAGTATGCTTTGCAAGCGATGACGATGCATCAGATGCTAACCTTCTTTATCA GTCATCTCTTCATGGGAGAGGCTTGAACAGATTCTGGTCTAATATTCAAGGATACGGGGGTCCATTGCTAATGTTGGTTTCTGCAAGTACAGGAGATGCTCATGAGGGTAGTACCAATGTTAGGAAATGGATCATAGGTTCAGTCATGCAGAATGGTTTTGAAAATAGGGATCTGTTCTACGGAAGCTCAGGAAGCCTATATGCTATAAGTCCAGTCTTCCATGTGTTTTCATCTACCG GGAAGGAAAAGAACTTTGTATACAGTCACTTGCATCCTACTGGTAAAATATATGAGCCACATAAAAAGCCTGTGGGAATTGCTTTTGGAGGAACCATGGGAAATGAGAGaatctttgttgatgaagattTTTCTAGAGTTACCATTCGCCATCATGCCATTGACAAAACTTACCAACCAGGTTCCCTCTTCCCAGATCAG GGATTCCTACCTGTTGAAGCGTTGATTTCAGAAGTGGAAGTTTGGGGACTCGGTGGGAGAGGGTCCAAGGAATTGCAAAATTCATataagaagagagaagagcTTTTCACTGAGCAAAGACGAAAG GTTGACTTGAAAACATTTGCAAGTTGGGATGATTCGCCTGAGAAGATGATGATGGACATGGTCTCTGATCCTAATGCAGTTCGACGGGAAGATCGCTAA
- the LOC132190266 gene encoding uncharacterized protein LOC132190266 — MAPPPGPYSGTSTLALVARASAFTLGVVYGSVKLKILKVISPSNAVYYFLNSPSNFSKYFVPFCCWLFFF; from the exons ATGGCGCCACCTCCAGGACCGTATTCTGGAACGAGCACTCTCGCCCTG gtGGCTCGTGCATCAGCATTCACTTTAGGTGTGGTATATGGAAGCGTGAAGCTTAAGATTCTCAAGGTAATTTCTCCATCGAATGCTGTTTACTACTTTCTGAATTCTCCATCGAATTTTAGTAAGTATTTTGTGCCCTTTTGCTGttggttatttttcttttaa
- the LOC132190267 gene encoding uncharacterized protein LOC132190267 — protein MGASSSTDQKVTTEQREAESLAASTGALPMLQKSFSRLADPQTNAVPIRTLQQCFCLTYENPVCEAPEMPNSFPALLDNLGSSIVDLLFVPEEGGVSWIEFVRGYNKCCGRMSATMSLNTLLRVYAATVAKAGLPLKLEFESDDADCKINGPLLANDVLMFLWLCWTMSWNVRMLRISKAKANLCLPEISHLVLSAVTSCAEVNSGLNVWHCDVLGLEVQLPVGKFLTWAFKTVPSLPDCFTQFVHARLQHSLNPEDECASSSSSVGDISSTKACHSKLLTRGRAWAISLTLRSTMSEEISRVCFASDDDASDANLLYQSSLHGRGLNRFWSNIQGYRGPLLMLVSASTGDAHEGSTNVRKWIIGSVMQNGFENRDLFYGSSGSLYAISPVFHVFSSTGKEKNFVYSHLHPTGKIYEPHKKPVGIAFGGTMGNERIFVDEDFSRVTIRHHAIDKTYQPGSLFPDQGFLPVEALISEVEVWGLGGRGSKELQNSYKKREELFTEQRRKVDLKTFASWDDSPEKMMMDMVSDPNAVRREDR, from the exons ATGGGAGCGTCGAGTTCGACGGATCAGAAGGTTACGACGGAACAACGAGAGGCCGAATCCCTAGCGGCCTCCACGGGAGCTCTTCCTATGCTACAGAAATCTTTCTCCAGACTCGCCGATCCTCAAACAAATGCAGTTCCCATCAGAACCCTACAG CAATGCTTCTGCTTAACTTATGAAAACCCAGTCTGTGAAGCACCAGAGATGCCCAATTCCTTCCCTGCGTTGTTGGATAATCTGGGCTCGTCGATCGTTGACCTATTGTTCGTGCCCGAGGAAGGGGGAGTCAGTTGGATTGAGTTTGTGAGAGGGTATAATAAGTGCTGTGGAAGAATGTCAGCGACAATGTCGCTTAATACACTGCTCAGAGTGTATGCTGCGACAGTGGCAAAAGCGGGTCTTCCTTTGAAACTGGAGTTTGAGTCTGATGATGCTGATTGTAAGATAAACGGACCACTCTTGGCCAACGACGTGCTTATGTTTCTTTGGCTGTGTTGGACTATGTCGTGGAATGTTAGAATGTTGAGAATTTCCAAGGCAAAAGCAAATTTATGTCTGCCGGAGATTAGTCATCTGGTATTATCAGCCGTTACCTCGTGTGCTGAAGTTAACAGTGGCTTGAATGTGTGGCATTGTGATGTCTTAGGCTTGGAAGTTCAACTTCCCGTGGGAAAGTTTCTGACATGGGCCTTTAAAACAGTGCCGAGCCTCCCAGATTGCTTTACACAATTTGTTCATGCAAGACTACAGCACTCTCTCAATCCAGAG GATGAATGTGCTTCTTCAAGTTCATCAGTAGGAGACATTTCCTCAACTAAGGCATGCCATTCTAAACTTTTAACCCGTGGAAGGGCATGGGCAATTTCCCTCACACTGAGAAGTACTATGAGTGAAGAGATCTCACGAGTATGCTTTGCAAGCGACGACGATGCATCAGATGCTAACCTTCTTTATCA GTCATCTCTTCACGGGAGAGGCTTGAACAGATTCTGGTCTAATATTCAAGGATACAGGGGTCCATTGCTAATGTTGGTTTCTGCAAGTACAGGAGATGCTCATGAGGGTAGTACCAATGTTAGGAAATGGATCATAGGTTCAGTCATGCAGAATGGTTTTGAAAATAGGGATCTGTTCTACGGAAGCTCAGGAAGCCTATATGCTATAAGTCCAGTCTTCCATGTGTTTTCATCTACCG GGAAGGAAAAGAACTTTGTATACAGTCACTTGCATCCTACTGGTAAAATATATGAGCCACATAAAAAGCCTGTGGGAATTGCTTTTGGAGGAACCATGGGAAATGAGAGaatctttgttgatgaagattTTTCTAGAGTTACCATTCGCCATCATGCCATTGACAAAACTTACCAACCAGGTTCCCTCTTCCCAGATCAG GGATTCCTACCTGTTGAAGCGTTGATTTCAGAAGTGGAAGTTTGGGGACTCGGTGGGAGAGGGTCCAAGGAATTGCAAAATTCATataagaagagagaagagcTTTTCACTGAGCAAAGACGAAAG GTTGACTTGAAAACATTTGCAAGTTGGGATGATTCGCCTGAGAAGATGATGATGGACATGGTCTCTGATCCTAATGCAGTTCGACGGGAAGATCGCTAA